A window of the Pyxidicoccus trucidator genome harbors these coding sequences:
- a CDS encoding Gfo/Idh/MocA family protein, which yields MVRIGVIGTKWGLMHVGAFRAAGAEVAALCGQRLDNTRAVAAREGIPLATTDLGELCAAVDAVVVASPDGVHRTHVEAALNAGLPVLCEKPLTRTVEEARALLARARSATSPSAVNFPYRMLPPVRALKAWLAERPVRHLALTLRNGFASDEGDTAGPLLGASGDWGGMSHIIDAALWLAGAAPVWVQASLSGRPVHTAALHVGLSSGAVLVLTHAACPEPGIHGGWTLLGGGWEAGFSGGYVPSRGGWCVSPVRGFEHGTWTDIAPGLEPHPGEREPWAQAHVEGARRFLDVLRGGPRDGLATLEEGATVQEVLAAAMLSEEQGRRIPLESRPGA from the coding sequence ATGGTGCGCATCGGCGTCATCGGGACGAAGTGGGGCCTCATGCACGTGGGGGCCTTCCGCGCGGCGGGCGCGGAGGTGGCGGCCCTCTGCGGACAGCGCCTGGACAACACGCGCGCGGTGGCGGCACGCGAGGGCATCCCCCTGGCCACCACGGACCTGGGCGAGCTGTGCGCCGCCGTGGACGCGGTGGTGGTGGCCTCGCCCGACGGCGTCCACCGGACCCACGTGGAGGCGGCGCTGAACGCGGGCCTTCCTGTCCTCTGTGAGAAGCCGCTGACGCGCACCGTCGAGGAGGCTCGCGCGCTGCTGGCCCGCGCCCGCTCCGCCACGAGCCCGAGCGCGGTGAACTTCCCCTACCGCATGCTGCCCCCGGTGCGCGCGCTGAAGGCGTGGCTCGCGGAGCGGCCGGTGCGCCACCTCGCCCTCACCCTGCGCAATGGCTTCGCGTCGGATGAGGGGGACACCGCCGGGCCCCTGCTCGGCGCCTCGGGCGACTGGGGCGGCATGTCCCACATCATCGACGCGGCGCTGTGGCTCGCGGGGGCCGCTCCCGTCTGGGTGCAGGCGTCACTGTCCGGCCGGCCCGTCCACACCGCCGCGCTGCACGTGGGGCTGTCCTCGGGCGCGGTGCTGGTGCTCACCCACGCGGCCTGCCCGGAGCCGGGCATCCACGGAGGCTGGACGTTGCTGGGGGGCGGGTGGGAGGCGGGCTTCTCCGGTGGCTACGTGCCGTCACGCGGAGGCTGGTGCGTGTCCCCGGTGCGCGGCTTCGAGCACGGCACGTGGACGGACATCGCCCCGGGCCTGGAGCCACACCCCGGCGAGCGCGAGCCCTGGGCGCAGGCCCACGTCGAGGGCGCGCGTCGGTTCCTCGACGTGCTGCGAGGCGGGCCGCGTGACGGGCTGGCCACGCTGGAGGAAGGCGCCACGGTGCAGGAGGTGCTGGCCGCGGCCATGCTGTCCGAGGAGCAGGGCCGGCGAATCCCCCTGGAATCGCGCCCGGGGGCATGA